The following is a genomic window from Pseudomonas parafulva.
CGGTGACGCCTTCAGCCTCGATCCCGCCGCCCAGCCCCTGCAGACCGAACTGTGTGGCACGCTCTGCGAGCTGCTCGGCGCGGCCCATGACAAACCGTTGTGTCGGGAGTTGCTCAAGTGAATGCCAACCACCGCGGCCGCTACCTGGCCCTGCTCTGCCTGTTACCCTTCGCCGTGTTCTTCATCGTCTTCCAGATCGCCCCGCTGGTCTGGGTGGCGATTGCCAGCCTGCAAGGCGAAGGCGGATGGGGCCTGGAGAATTTCAGCAAGATATTCACTTCCAAGTTCTACCTCCAGGCCATCGAACGCAGCCTGCAGATCAGCTTCTGGTCGAGCCTGTTCGGTATCGTCATCGCCACCCTCGGCGCCTACTCCCTGCGCCAGGTCGATTCGCGCCTGCGCGATTTCGTCAGCGCCTTCGCCAACATGACCAGCAACTTCGCCGGCGTGCCCCTGGCCTTCGCCTTCATCATCCTGCTCGGCTTCAACGGCGCCTTGACCCTGGCGCTCAAGGAGATCGGCCTGCTGGACGATTTCAGCATCTACTCCAGCACCGGCCTGATCATCGTCTACACCTACTTCCAGATCCCGCTGGGGGTGCTGCTGCTCTACCCAGCCTTCGACGCCTTACGTAAAGACTGGCGCGAGTCGGCCGCCCTGCTCGGTGCCAGCCACTGGCAGTTCTGGCGGCACATCGGCCTGCCGGTTCTCACCCCGGCGCTGCTGGGCACGTTCGTGATCCTGCTGGCCAATGCGCTGGGCGCCTACGCCACGGTCTACGCCTTGACCACCGGCAACTTCAATGTGCTGCCGATTCGTATCGCCGCGCTGGTCGCTGGCGACATCACTCTCGATCCCAACTTGGGCAGCGCCCTGGCCATGGTGCTGGTGGGGCTCATGACCCTGGTCACGATGGTCCATCAATGGCTGCTGAAAAGGAGCTACCATGCGCGTTGATACCCCCCATGGCGGCTGGTACCACCGCACGGTGGTCTACCTGCTGTTCCTGATCCTGCTGCTGCCGCTGGCCGGCACCCTGCTCTACTCGCTGGCCACCAGTTGGTCGGCCACGCTACTGCCCAGCGGGCTGACCTTGAAGTGGTATGTGCAACTGTGGAGTGAGCCGCGCTTTCTCGCCGCGTTCGGCCAGTCGCTGCTGGTCTGTATCGGTGCGCTGGTGCTGTCGGTCGTGCTGATCCTGCCCCTGCTGTTCGTGGTGCATTACCACTTTCCCAGGCTCGACGCGCTGATGAACATCCTGATCCTGCTGCCCTTCGCAGTCCCGCCGGTGGTCTCTTCGGTCGGGCTGCTGCAACTGTACGGCAGCGGGCCGATGGCCATGGTCGGTACCCCGTGGATTCTCATCGGCTGCTATTTCACCATCGCGCT
Proteins encoded in this region:
- a CDS encoding ABC transporter permease produces the protein MRVDTPHGGWYHRTVVYLLFLILLLPLAGTLLYSLATSWSATLLPSGLTLKWYVQLWSEPRFLAAFGQSLLVCIGALVLSVVLILPLLFVVHYHFPRLDALMNILILLPFAVPPVVSSVGLLQLYGSGPMAMVGTPWILIGCYFTIALPFMYRAITNNLQAINLRDLMDAAQLLGASPLRAALTVVLPNLRKGLLVALLLSFSFLFGEFVFANLLVGTRYETLQVYLNNMRNSSGHFNSALVISYFAFVLVLTWVANRLNKDKAR
- a CDS encoding ABC transporter permease, yielding MNANHRGRYLALLCLLPFAVFFIVFQIAPLVWVAIASLQGEGGWGLENFSKIFTSKFYLQAIERSLQISFWSSLFGIVIATLGAYSLRQVDSRLRDFVSAFANMTSNFAGVPLAFAFIILLGFNGALTLALKEIGLLDDFSIYSSTGLIIVYTYFQIPLGVLLLYPAFDALRKDWRESAALLGASHWQFWRHIGLPVLTPALLGTFVILLANALGAYATVYALTTGNFNVLPIRIAALVAGDITLDPNLGSALAMVLVGLMTLVTMVHQWLLKRSYHAR